The Nitrospirota bacterium genome contains a region encoding:
- a CDS encoding AAA family ATPase: MTVIRDVTEKAQKYLETEDILLFIGSRQAGKTTILKQLQKILQKKGQPSHFINLEDPDYLKLLNVSPKNLFKIFSLDLRQNTFIFIDEVQYLENPSNFLKYFYDEYRGKIKLCVSGSSAFYIDEKFKDSLAGRKRMFYVFTFSFREYLRCKGEDDLSQKDFNSLSLSEREKISFFYQEYIIYGGYPRVVLAPLEEKVEILRDLAYSYV; the protein is encoded by the coding sequence ATGACTGTTATTAGAGATGTAACCGAAAAAGCCCAAAAATATCTTGAGACAGAGGATATCCTTCTTTTTATCGGTTCCCGCCAAGCTGGTAAAACGACAATCTTGAAACAACTGCAAAAAATTCTGCAAAAGAAGGGGCAACCGTCTCATTTTATCAATCTTGAAGATCCCGATTATCTTAAACTCCTGAATGTTTCGCCTAAGAATCTTTTTAAAATATTTTCACTCGACCTCCGTCAAAACACTTTCATCTTTATTGATGAAGTGCAATATCTGGAAAACCCCTCGAACTTCTTAAAATATTTTTATGACGAATATCGCGGAAAAATAAAACTTTGCGTCTCCGGCTCTTCTGCATTCTATATTGACGAGAAATTTAAAGATTCTCTGGCCGGGAGAAAAAGAATGTTTTATGTTTTTACCTTTTCATTCAGAGAGTATTTAAGGTGCAAAGGGGAAGATGATCTGTCGCAGAAAGATTTCAACTCTCTCTCGTTATCTGAAAGAGAAAAAATTTCATTCTTCTACCAGGAGTATATTATTTATGGAGGCTATCCACGGGTTGTTCTGGCCCCGCTGGAAGAGAAAGTGGAAATCCTGAGAGACCTGGCTTATTCGTATGTT
- the flgL gene encoding flagellar hook-associated protein FlgL codes for MRVSEQMIYNSLIDYMQKNTDALLQPQQEIASGKKINRPSDDPLGFTKVVSLNAMKGKLNQYLRNQDAAQSFMEATNSALDQASKILSDIKSVALNAASGLTPQSQQYDSNLLAGNMTSLLEVANTSFQGEYLFGGFKNGALPYNSAGVYQGDGGQIMTEIGPGATVQRNLPGQDVFGTALGGVDIFATIQALQTAINSNNPAGIQAALAPLDTAQQQILNAQGIQATRVVSLDSTRDYVKNLSHTTTTIRSQLEDADMATVITQFNAQQTALQAVQAMASKVMNLNLVNFLK; via the coding sequence ATGCGCGTATCAGAACAGATGATCTATAATTCATTGATTGATTATATGCAGAAGAATACGGATGCTTTACTGCAACCTCAGCAAGAGATAGCGTCGGGAAAGAAAATAAACCGGCCTTCCGATGATCCCCTTGGATTTACGAAAGTGGTCAGTCTGAATGCCATGAAAGGAAAACTCAATCAATACCTGAGAAATCAGGATGCCGCCCAGAGTTTTATGGAAGCCACAAATAGCGCACTGGACCAGGCATCCAAAATCCTGAGTGATATTAAAAGTGTCGCGCTTAACGCGGCTTCAGGATTAACCCCTCAGTCTCAGCAATATGACTCAAATCTTCTTGCCGGCAATATGACATCTCTTCTTGAAGTCGCCAATACCAGTTTCCAGGGAGAGTATCTCTTTGGGGGATTTAAAAACGGAGCTCTCCCTTATAACAGCGCCGGAGTTTATCAGGGAGACGGAGGCCAAATCATGACAGAGATCGGTCCCGGTGCAACCGTTCAACGGAATCTTCCGGGACAGGATGTTTTTGGAACTGCCTTAGGAGGGGTTGATATCTTCGCCACGATCCAGGCCCTTCAGACCGCGATAAACAGCAACAATCCGGCCGGAATTCAGGCCGCGCTCGCCCCCCTGGATACTGCCCAACAGCAGATCTTGAATGCCCAGGGTATTCAGGCCACCCGAGTGGTCAGTCTTGATTCCACCCGGGATTATGTCAAAAACCTTTCTCACACGACGACAACGATCCGGTCTCAGCTTGAAGATGCCGACATGGCGACTGTCATCACCCAGTTTAATGCGCAACAGACCGCCTTACAGGCTGTTCAGGCGATGGCGTCAAAAGTCATGAACCTCAACCTGGTCAATTTTCTGAAATAG
- the flgK gene encoding flagellar hook-associated protein FlgK: protein MSGLFGIFDIGKLAMQANQKAISVTSNNIANVNTPGYSRQEAIFETTPSEQTGAGPIGTGVQIGQIRQMVDKFLEGQIQSENSSLGGYQVDQNTLSRLESIFNDSQGTGLQQALGGFFSSLQDLANKPQGLTERTMVLSKAQILSQQFANAWSQMQDIRNNLNSDVAGTINTVNSLAARIAELNGRISQTEITGQQANDLRDQRGRLLNELADKIDISTFENSQGQMTVMITGGKPLVEGIRTNAIQGAVNPGNSGFLNIEFVPANGTPVDITSSIAGGRLKGLLDMRDNVVPGFMTQLDQLASAVITEVNLQHQAGFDLNGNAGGNFFAPTAPGASAAGTMAVAIAAPNLIAASSTAAGVPGDNGNALLLAQLQNKSVAALGSATFQDFYGNFAGQIGTQAQSAQWNLSAQKGMMQQLSARRESFSGVSLDEEMTNLMQYQRAFQASARLITSADEMMQTLLDMKR from the coding sequence ATGTCAGGACTATTCGGAATTTTTGATATCGGAAAATTAGCGATGCAGGCCAATCAAAAGGCCATTTCCGTCACTTCCAACAATATCGCCAATGTAAATACGCCGGGCTATTCCCGTCAGGAAGCTATTTTTGAAACGACTCCCTCGGAGCAAACCGGAGCAGGTCCGATCGGCACCGGTGTCCAGATCGGGCAGATCAGGCAGATGGTCGACAAATTTTTGGAAGGCCAGATTCAGTCAGAGAATTCCAGTCTCGGAGGGTACCAGGTTGATCAAAACACGCTCAGCCGGTTGGAGAGCATCTTTAACGACTCTCAGGGAACAGGCCTTCAACAGGCCCTTGGCGGATTTTTTAGCTCCCTTCAGGATCTTGCTAACAAACCTCAGGGCCTTACCGAACGGACGATGGTTTTATCAAAGGCCCAGATACTTTCTCAACAGTTTGCCAACGCCTGGTCACAGATGCAGGATATCCGGAACAATCTGAACAGCGATGTTGCCGGAACGATCAATACGGTCAATTCGCTGGCGGCAAGAATTGCCGAGTTGAACGGACGGATCAGCCAGACCGAGATAACCGGCCAGCAGGCGAATGACCTTCGGGACCAACGCGGGAGGCTCCTCAATGAATTGGCCGATAAAATTGATATTTCAACGTTTGAAAACAGCCAGGGCCAGATGACCGTTATGATTACAGGAGGGAAGCCTCTGGTCGAAGGGATCCGGACAAACGCCATTCAGGGCGCTGTCAATCCCGGGAATTCCGGATTTTTAAATATTGAGTTTGTCCCGGCGAACGGAACCCCTGTAGATATTACTTCTTCAATCGCCGGCGGGCGGTTAAAGGGTCTGCTCGATATGCGGGATAACGTGGTTCCCGGGTTTATGACCCAGCTTGACCAGCTGGCGTCGGCGGTTATTACCGAGGTTAATCTACAGCATCAGGCCGGTTTTGATTTAAACGGCAATGCCGGAGGAAATTTCTTTGCTCCGACCGCACCGGGAGCAAGCGCCGCCGGAACGATGGCCGTGGCGATTGCCGCACCAAACCTGATAGCGGCATCCTCTACAGCGGCGGGTGTTCCGGGGGATAACGGCAATGCTCTTTTGCTAGCCCAACTGCAGAATAAGTCTGTGGCGGCCCTTGGGAGCGCGACTTTTCAAGATTTTTACGGCAATTTTGCGGGCCAGATCGGGACGCAAGCCCAGTCTGCGCAGTGGAATCTATCGGCTCAAAAAGGGATGATGCAACAATTGAGCGCCCGGCGGGAATCGTTTTCCGGCGTATCTCTCGACGAAGAGATGACAAATCTGATGCAGTACCAGAGGGCTTTTCAAGCTTCTGCCCGGCTGATTACGTCGGCGGATGAAATGATGCAGACTCTACTGGATATGAAGAGGTAA
- a CDS encoding flagellar protein FlgN, whose translation MMKNNSVMLPSAGRSRFIPDDSLINLQFLLDEMTRLLQQFVKSLQQEKTLIIDGSPEELMRCVEEKDAVLHRVSLLEKKSQFMVQQISLAAGKKETLALRQLIPMIQGSFKTRFERSLSGLEALSASIAELNQINGLLVEKTLKRVSDLVQLIHYLSGNTATYTASGAMEEHSLPGRILIKG comes from the coding sequence ATGATGAAAAATAATTCTGTTATGCTTCCATCTGCAGGCAGGTCCCGGTTCATCCCCGACGATTCCCTCATAAACCTTCAGTTTCTTCTGGATGAAATGACCCGCCTGTTACAACAGTTTGTTAAATCCCTGCAACAGGAAAAAACTCTGATCATCGACGGCTCTCCGGAAGAATTGATGCGATGTGTCGAAGAGAAAGACGCGGTCTTGCATCGGGTAAGTCTTCTGGAAAAAAAGAGTCAATTCATGGTCCAACAGATCAGTCTGGCGGCAGGAAAAAAAGAGACTCTCGCCCTCAGACAGCTCATTCCCATGATTCAAGGATCATTTAAAACCCGGTTTGAGAGGTCTCTTTCGGGGCTCGAGGCTCTGTCAGCCAGCATTGCCGAGTTGAATCAAATCAACGGCTTGCTGGTTGAAAAGACATTAAAAAGAGTTTCTGACCTGGTTCAGCTTATTCACTATCTGTCGGGGAATACGGCGACTTATACGGCGTCCGGCGCTATGGAAGAACATTCTCTTCCCGGCAGAATTTTAATTAAAGGTTAA
- the flgM gene encoding flagellar biosynthesis anti-sigma factor FlgM, translated as MKIPDYNGPKFPEISRTEKPSVQKKSISESSENGDISTKDSVKISSEGEELQKTHQAILSQSEFNAGKVAEIKSQMEKGQYKIDPERIANSIIRETLLNRMRQDDEK; from the coding sequence ATGAAAATCCCGGATTATAACGGCCCAAAATTTCCGGAAATAAGCAGGACTGAGAAACCATCTGTCCAAAAAAAGTCCATTTCTGAGTCTTCTGAAAATGGGGATATTTCGACTAAAGATTCCGTTAAAATTTCTTCGGAAGGGGAAGAATTACAAAAAACACACCAGGCTATTCTTTCTCAATCTGAATTCAACGCTGGAAAAGTTGCTGAAATCAAATCACAAATGGAAAAGGGTCAATACAAGATCGATCCCGAACGGATAGCCAATTCAATTATCCGGGAAACTCTTTTAAACAGAATGAGACAAGATGATGAAAAATAA
- a CDS encoding rod-binding protein, which translates to MNPINPSTYQPINLSTPSDHKKIAEAARGFEAYFVHQLLQEMRKTIPHNGNGFGGGFYEGLFDEALAEKVAQGDGIGMVKTIMNKIYPPSDKKV; encoded by the coding sequence ATGAACCCTATAAACCCTTCAACCTATCAACCTATCAACCTATCAACACCTTCTGATCATAAGAAGATAGCTGAAGCGGCCAGGGGATTTGAGGCATACTTTGTGCATCAATTACTTCAGGAGATGAGAAAAACCATCCCTCATAATGGCAATGGATTCGGCGGCGGCTTTTATGAAGGTTTATTTGATGAGGCTCTGGCTGAAAAAGTGGCCCAGGGAGACGGGATAGGGATGGTAAAAACCATCATGAATAAAATTTATCCCCCATCCGATAAAAAAGTCTAA
- a CDS encoding flagellar basal body P-ring protein FlgI — translation MKHYLKSKRSRTAIFSFLSLFFILYSASISEAARIKDIANIEGIRENSLVGYGLVIGLNGTGDKSGTTFTIQSLANMLNKMGIAVDPSAIKVKNIAAVMVTAKLPPFIRQGSRIDVAVSSLGDATSLQGGTLLVTPLKGIDQQVYAIAQGAVSIGGFLGGKEGDSVQKNHPTGGRVPGGGLVENEVKVNLEGKESINLALKQQDFTTAMRLSQAINKGLNLEDAASPVNSEIVQIKVPENYKTRVVELISLVEGLDVPVDVPARVVVNERTGTIVMGEQVRISDVGISHGNLTIRVKTDLQVSQPSSFGPESSKTVVVPKRETSVTEEDARMGVLKGGTTLGEVVSALNAIGVTPRDLIAILQAMKAAGALQAELEIL, via the coding sequence ATGAAACACTATTTAAAAAGTAAACGAAGCCGGACAGCGATCTTTTCCTTTTTGAGCCTTTTTTTTATTCTTTATTCGGCTTCTATTTCAGAAGCCGCCAGAATCAAAGATATCGCAAATATCGAGGGGATCAGGGAAAACTCATTGGTCGGTTACGGCCTGGTCATCGGGTTAAATGGGACCGGGGACAAGTCGGGGACCACTTTCACCATCCAGAGTCTTGCCAATATGTTAAACAAAATGGGGATAGCTGTTGATCCTTCGGCCATAAAAGTCAAGAATATCGCCGCCGTTATGGTTACGGCGAAGCTTCCGCCTTTTATCCGGCAAGGAAGCCGGATCGACGTCGCCGTTTCTTCTCTGGGAGATGCGACCAGCCTGCAGGGAGGAACGCTTCTGGTCACCCCTTTAAAAGGAATTGATCAACAGGTCTATGCAATCGCCCAGGGGGCGGTTTCAATAGGAGGGTTCCTCGGCGGAAAAGAGGGAGACAGTGTTCAGAAAAACCATCCTACCGGAGGAAGAGTCCCCGGCGGAGGCCTCGTTGAAAACGAAGTTAAAGTAAATCTTGAAGGAAAAGAATCTATTAATCTGGCGTTAAAACAGCAGGACTTTACGACGGCGATGCGTCTTTCTCAGGCCATTAATAAAGGACTTAACCTTGAAGACGCCGCTTCTCCCGTTAACTCGGAAATCGTTCAGATTAAAGTCCCCGAAAATTATAAAACAAGAGTGGTGGAATTGATTTCATTGGTCGAAGGGCTCGATGTTCCGGTAGATGTTCCGGCCAGGGTCGTTGTGAATGAAAGAACCGGAACGATTGTCATGGGGGAACAGGTGAGGATCTCCGATGTCGGAATATCCCATGGGAATTTAACCATCCGGGTCAAAACCGATTTACAGGTTTCTCAGCCCTCTTCTTTTGGGCCTGAAAGCTCAAAAACAGTGGTCGTCCCTAAAAGGGAAACCTCTGTTACAGAAGAAGACGCGCGGATGGGTGTTTTAAAAGGAGGGACAACTTTAGGCGAAGTGGTATCAGCCCTGAACGCGATAGGGGTGACGCCGCGGGACCTCATCGCGATCCTTCAGGCGATGAAGGCCGCAGGGGCGCTTCAGGCCGAACTGGAGATTTTATAA
- a CDS encoding flagellar basal body L-ring protein FlgH, giving the protein MKNSLFLIILMITGMISACASLDRTARSRSIEESVMPSLTDIEKTTSAEGSLWRGNSSKAFFYQDPRAGQVGDLVKVLVVENAKGSKDAATKTGRTSSIKATTGASLGLPTNTTNNLQAGGSYTDQFDGNGSTSRDQSLTATVPSVVTRVYPNGNLFIKGRREVMINNEKATISVAGIIRPEDIGPQNTIISTAIAEAKIEYTGKGVLADKQHPGWLIRMLAWVWPF; this is encoded by the coding sequence ATGAAAAACTCTCTTTTTCTCATTATTTTGATGATCACTGGCATGATCTCAGCCTGCGCAAGTTTAGATCGCACGGCTCGTTCCAGATCCATAGAAGAGTCCGTGATGCCTTCTTTAACAGATATTGAAAAGACAACCTCTGCCGAGGGATCTCTCTGGCGTGGAAATTCCTCGAAGGCTTTTTTTTACCAGGACCCCAGGGCCGGGCAGGTCGGCGATCTGGTTAAGGTTCTGGTGGTGGAAAACGCAAAAGGGAGTAAAGACGCCGCGACAAAAACCGGAAGAACCTCCTCGATAAAAGCCACGACCGGGGCTTCATTGGGTCTTCCGACAAACACCACGAATAATCTTCAGGCAGGAGGCTCTTATACCGACCAGTTTGACGGAAACGGATCGACATCACGGGATCAATCGTTGACAGCAACGGTTCCCTCGGTTGTCACCCGGGTCTATCCCAACGGCAACCTTTTTATTAAAGGGCGCCGCGAAGTGATGATTAATAATGAAAAAGCAACGATTTCCGTGGCCGGCATTATCAGGCCTGAAGATATCGGTCCGCAAAACACGATTATATCGACCGCTATAGCGGAAGCTAAAATTGAATACACAGGAAAAGGAGTCCTTGCAGATAAACAGCATCCCGGCTGGCTGATCAGAATGCTCGCCTGGGTCTGGCCTTTTTAA
- the flgA gene encoding flagellar basal body P-ring formation protein FlgA: protein MMMKNALLIFLTAGLCFGWINQAVSDSGAEDKSSGGAKIKSLIRHYVSDRLSVPESEIEVRLATSINEPSSPGLSEKEYSIHEGNPGLLLGHTVFLINSLKTPEGSRPQWVVADVERIYSAIVPVHPLKKFQIVQPEDVEIKQVHSSSREEPVRYLAKTVGKRVTQQVMPGIPLTEALLETAPLFHTGDRVTLLVETGSVVITAPGRAMEEGFKGKIISAVNLESRRVVYGEALDGKTIKIGHVAP, encoded by the coding sequence ATGATGATGAAAAATGCGCTATTGATATTTTTAACCGCAGGGCTTTGTTTCGGCTGGATCAATCAAGCCGTTTCCGATTCCGGGGCCGAAGATAAATCCTCCGGAGGAGCCAAAATAAAAAGTTTAATCCGCCATTACGTTTCTGATCGGCTTTCCGTTCCGGAGTCTGAAATTGAAGTCCGGCTGGCAACCTCTATCAATGAACCTTCCAGCCCCGGACTTTCGGAAAAAGAATATTCTATTCATGAAGGGAATCCCGGTCTGTTGTTGGGCCATACGGTATTCTTGATCAATTCTCTTAAAACCCCGGAAGGATCCCGGCCTCAATGGGTGGTTGCGGATGTTGAACGGATTTACTCTGCCATCGTACCCGTTCATCCGTTAAAAAAGTTTCAGATTGTTCAGCCGGAGGATGTTGAGATTAAACAGGTCCATTCTTCCAGCCGTGAAGAGCCTGTAAGATATCTGGCGAAAACCGTCGGAAAGAGGGTGACACAACAGGTCATGCCGGGAATTCCGCTGACCGAGGCTCTTCTTGAGACCGCGCCTCTTTTCCACACTGGCGATCGTGTGACCTTGCTGGTCGAGACAGGAAGCGTGGTTATTACGGCGCCGGGAAGGGCGATGGAAGAAGGTTTTAAGGGAAAAATCATTTCCGCGGTAAATCTGGAATCACGCCGGGTGGTCTACGGCGAAGCGTTGGATGGAAAAACGATTAAAATAGGGCACGTGGCGCCATGA
- the flgF gene encoding flagellar basal-body rod protein FlgF, whose amino-acid sequence MMNAIYPMMSGAIAQEKNLEIISNNIANVNTAGFKKDRGLFMGLDPLGDSTPGKDKGVLPVYGFLNQTRTDFSPGAIQSTGEPLDLAIEGDGFFSVQTPEGIRYTRKGNFTLNSEGQISTAEGGLLMGTSGPITLPPGTVHVDQAGKVSVNGSEIDSLQVVSFSNPNHLAKTGGTFFEAGGEGALPAAEAKIHQGSIEGSNVNPVEEMVSMIRVMRLYEAAQKVIHAVDDMASKASNEIGKV is encoded by the coding sequence ATGATGAATGCTATCTATCCCATGATGTCCGGCGCCATCGCCCAGGAAAAAAACCTGGAAATAATTTCGAATAATATCGCCAATGTCAATACCGCCGGGTTTAAAAAAGACCGGGGACTTTTTATGGGGTTGGATCCTCTGGGGGATTCCACTCCGGGAAAAGATAAAGGCGTTCTTCCGGTTTACGGATTCTTGAACCAGACAAGAACAGATTTTTCCCCCGGTGCGATTCAGAGTACAGGGGAGCCTCTCGATTTAGCCATAGAAGGGGATGGATTCTTCTCAGTCCAAACCCCTGAAGGGATTCGATATACCCGAAAGGGAAATTTTACTTTGAATTCAGAAGGCCAGATATCGACTGCAGAAGGAGGACTCTTAATGGGAACGTCAGGTCCCATTACCCTTCCCCCTGGGACAGTCCATGTCGATCAAGCAGGAAAAGTTTCAGTCAATGGAAGTGAAATAGATTCGCTACAAGTGGTTTCGTTTTCCAATCCCAATCATCTCGCCAAAACCGGAGGAACTTTTTTTGAAGCAGGGGGAGAGGGAGCGCTCCCTGCCGCTGAAGCTAAAATCCATCAGGGGAGCATAGAAGGATCGAATGTCAATCCGGTTGAAGAAATGGTCTCGATGATCAGAGTCATGAGACTTTATGAAGCGGCGCAAAAGGTTATTCATGCCGTGGATGATATGGCCTCCAAGGCCTCGAATGAAATAGGAAAAGTATAA
- a CDS encoding OmpA family protein: MKKKKEEEHENNERWLISYADFITLLFAFFVVMYSVSAINEGKFKAVSEAIRSSFNPIIPFSATNIRITEDQEGTRTQDEVFDIGILLFHKITLAIKEIDNTGKIKVDKGARGVVIRLPDTMVFESGKADILPGFSDSLARIGNLIKDLPNAVQVEGHTDNLPIKTPLYPSNWELSTSRAAAIVRRLTTLSISPDRLSVAGYGEFRSIASNDTPEGRAKNRRVEIIILEPKDNKKEAIPDSQKTAVKTSS; the protein is encoded by the coding sequence ATGAAAAAGAAAAAAGAAGAAGAACATGAGAATAACGAGCGGTGGCTCATTTCCTACGCCGATTTTATTACGCTGTTATTCGCTTTTTTTGTGGTCATGTATTCTGTCTCGGCCATCAATGAAGGGAAGTTTAAAGCTGTTTCCGAGGCAATTCGCTCCTCCTTTAACCCGATTATTCCCTTTTCAGCCACCAATATCAGAATCACAGAAGACCAGGAAGGGACCCGAACCCAGGATGAGGTTTTTGATATCGGGATTCTCTTATTCCACAAAATCACGCTGGCCATCAAAGAAATTGATAATACGGGCAAGATCAAGGTGGATAAAGGGGCGAGGGGGGTCGTCATCCGTCTTCCGGATACGATGGTTTTTGAATCGGGTAAAGCGGATATCCTCCCTGGATTTAGCGACTCTCTTGCCAGGATCGGCAACCTGATCAAGGATCTCCCCAATGCCGTTCAGGTGGAAGGTCATACGGATAATTTACCGATAAAAACCCCCCTTTATCCATCCAATTGGGAGCTTTCTACCTCCCGGGCCGCCGCCATTGTACGCCGGCTAACCACCCTGTCGATCAGTCCGGACCGGCTTTCCGTTGCCGGTTATGGAGAATTCCGGTCAATCGCCTCTAACGATACCCCCGAAGGGAGGGCTAAAAATCGTAGGGTCGAAATTATCATACTGGAACCAAAAGATAACAAAAAAGAGGCGATCCCGGATTCCCAAAAAACAGCTGTAAAAACATCTTCTTGA
- a CDS encoding flagellar motor protein: MDILTVAGIVLGLSALIGGQFLEGGSVQSLMQFTAAIIVMGGTLGAVMVQFTLPVFIRAMKMGLEAFSSPRDHSLDYIGKIVEYGNVVRKQGILALESKVKEVKDPFLKKGLQLLTDGIQPGQLREILEVESAFREEYHVMSARVFDAAGGYCPTFGIIGAVMGLIHVMENLADPGKLGAGIAVAFVATIYGVLAANLIFLPLGSKLKLKGRMEGITNELVIEGLISIAGGENPRMIQERLEGFLKESQKKKLKKK, from the coding sequence ATGGACATATTAACAGTTGCCGGAATTGTATTGGGATTGTCCGCTCTTATAGGCGGTCAATTTCTGGAGGGGGGGAGTGTCCAGTCCCTTATGCAATTCACGGCTGCTATCATTGTTATGGGAGGGACTCTGGGGGCCGTCATGGTCCAGTTTACCCTCCCTGTTTTTATTCGCGCCATGAAGATGGGCCTGGAGGCTTTCAGCTCTCCCAGGGATCATTCCCTCGATTATATTGGAAAAATCGTTGAGTATGGGAATGTGGTCCGGAAACAGGGGATACTCGCGCTTGAGAGTAAAGTCAAAGAGGTCAAAGATCCTTTTCTTAAAAAAGGGCTCCAGCTTTTAACCGACGGGATTCAACCGGGCCAGTTGAGAGAAATACTTGAAGTTGAAAGCGCGTTTCGTGAAGAATACCATGTCATGTCTGCCAGGGTGTTTGACGCGGCAGGGGGATATTGTCCTACATTCGGAATCATTGGAGCGGTCATGGGCCTTATTCATGTGATGGAAAATCTTGCCGATCCTGGAAAACTGGGGGCTGGAATCGCCGTTGCCTTTGTCGCGACGATTTACGGCGTCCTTGCGGCCAATTTGATTTTTTTGCCATTGGGCTCCAAACTGAAATTGAAGGGAAGAATGGAAGGAATCACCAATGAACTGGTGATCGAAGGCCTTATTTCGATTGCCGGAGGGGAGAACCCCCGTATGATTCAGGAAAGGCTCGAAGGTTTTCTCAAAGAGTCACAGAAGAAAAAATTAAAAAAGAAATAA
- a CDS encoding protein phosphatase CheZ, which yields MMNNQTQQKTQLDEPGGSVGLYDAIGRLAKDMNDMLMKQQAIESQVKTASEDLPFVTGQLSDLNRFTEEETHKILEFTETVLNNHDLLSAKLKSLETDIHFPDRSSFGDRLSEMNGLIKENKKVLMDILTGLSFQDLAGQRLKRMDVVLQELQARILKLVVTYGMEKRGEDLAVSKQRALLNELESSTGSKKMGQNQVNDILKEFGF from the coding sequence ATGATGAATAATCAAACTCAGCAGAAAACTCAACTTGATGAGCCGGGAGGCTCCGTGGGTTTATATGATGCCATTGGCAGGCTCGCGAAAGATATGAATGACATGTTGATGAAACAGCAGGCCATCGAATCTCAAGTCAAGACCGCATCGGAAGATCTCCCCTTTGTTACCGGCCAGCTGTCTGACCTGAACCGTTTTACGGAAGAGGAGACGCATAAAATCCTTGAATTTACAGAAACGGTTTTAAATAACCATGACCTGTTATCGGCAAAATTAAAGTCTCTGGAAACCGATATCCATTTTCCTGATCGGTCAAGCTTCGGAGACCGGTTGTCCGAAATGAATGGTTTGATCAAAGAAAATAAAAAAGTCCTGATGGATATCCTGACCGGACTTTCTTTTCAGGACCTCGCGGGGCAAAGGCTAAAGAGAATGGACGTTGTCTTACAGGAACTCCAGGCCCGTATTCTCAAGCTGGTGGTGACCTATGGAATGGAAAAAAGAGGGGAAGATCTGGCGGTCTCAAAACAGAGGGCTTTATTAAATGAACTTGAATCCTCAACCGGCTCTAAAAAAATGGGACAAAATCAGGTCAATGATATTCTTAAGGAATTTGGATTTTAA
- the cheY gene encoding chemotaxis response regulator CheY, with the protein MKLLVVDDMSTMRRIIKNALKQFGFVNIEEAEDGNSALAKLRAEKFDFVISDWNMPNMTGLDLLKAIRQDPALKALPVLMVTAEAKKENIMEAIQSGVSNYIVKPFTAESLKEKIDKIFEPK; encoded by the coding sequence ATGAAATTGCTTGTGGTGGATGATATGTCCACCATGAGGCGGATTATTAAAAACGCTCTCAAACAGTTCGGTTTTGTAAACATAGAAGAGGCAGAAGACGGCAACAGCGCATTGGCAAAACTTAGAGCCGAGAAGTTTGATTTTGTGATTTCCGACTGGAACATGCCGAATATGACCGGCCTGGACCTTCTCAAGGCGATACGGCAGGACCCCGCATTAAAAGCACTACCGGTTTTAATGGTGACCGCGGAGGCCAAAAAGGAAAATATTATGGAAGCCATTCAGTCAGGGGTCAGTAATTACATCGTTAAACCCTTTACCGCTGAAAGCCTTAAAGAAAAGATCGATAAAATCTTTGAACCTAAATAA